The following coding sequences lie in one Arachis stenosperma cultivar V10309 chromosome 5, arast.V10309.gnm1.PFL2, whole genome shotgun sequence genomic window:
- the LOC130979300 gene encoding mitotic checkpoint protein BUB3.3 — MNLKGHHCHIPEHYIPLFSHALKLKMKGDNSDSLLLKLEAPTRDAISRVRFAPHSNNLLISSWDSSLRLYDVDASLLRLEAPSEAPLLDCYFHDEAVAFSAASDGLIRRYDLDSGIIDTIGGHDDIATCIGYSSETCQLITGGFDKKLLLWDIRMEKAVSCLRSVAAEIDSMSVLGFSLTVGIEASVQVFDLRKFDAAVHSKEPFSGTHLRCVSSIPYAEGFAAGSVDGRVALQISDSSGSNDNGYIFRCHPKSKQGKHHLTPVNDIAFSPMITGAFVTGDNEGYVTIWDAKNRKRLIELLKYPNSVASLSYNHDGQLMAVASSHTYKEAKKTGERLIFIHSVYNVDVGSTSGI; from the exons ATGAATTTGAAAGGTCACCATTGTCACATCCCAGAACACTACATCCCCTTGTTCTCTCATGCGCTGAAATTGAAAATGAAGGGAGATAACAGTGACTCGTTGCTGTTGAAGTTGGAAGCACCAACGAGAGACGCCATCTCCAGAGTCCGATTCGCTCCCCACTCCAACAACCTCCTCATCTCTTCTTGGGACTCC AGTCTTCGGTTGTACGACGTGGACGCTTCATTGCTCAGACTTGAAGCTCCTTCCGAAGCTCCCCTCCTCGATTGTTACTTCCATGACGAAGCCGTTGCTTTCTCCGCCGCCTCCGATGGCTTAATTCGAAG GTATGATCTGGATTCAGGAATTATTGATACAATCGGTGGTCATGATGATATAGCAACGTGCATTGGATATTCCAGTGAAACAT GTCAGTTGATCACAGGTGGTTTTGATAAAAAGTTACTGCTATGGGACATCCGTATGGAGAAGGCTGTTTCGTGCTTGAGAAGTGTAGCTGCAGAAATTGACTCCATGTCTGTCTTGGGGTTTAGTCTTACCGTAGGCATTGAAGCATCAGTGCAAGTTTTCGATTTACGTAAATTTGACGCGGCAGTTCATTCAAAGGAACCATTCAGTGGTACACATTTAAGATGTGTCAGTTCAATTCCTTATGCCGAAG GATTTGCAGCTGGATCAGTAGATGGACGTGTAGCATTGCAGATTTCAGATTCATCTGGTTCAAATGACAATGG ATATATTTTTCGGTGTCATCCAAAATCAAAGCAAGGAAAGCATCATTTAACACCAGTGAACGACATTGCATTCAGTCCCAT GATCACAGGTGCTTTTGTCACAggtgataatgagggttatgtTACCATATGGGAtgctaaaaatagaaaaagactAATTGAG TTGCTTAAATATCCAAATAGTGTTGCGTCCTTGTCATACAATCACGACGGACAACTTATGGCTGTAGCATCAAGCCATACATACAAAGAAGCTAAGAAAAC AGGAGAGCGTCTTATATTCATCCATAGCGTGTACAACGTTGATGTTGGATCAACTTCTGGTATTTGA